The following proteins are co-located in the Eubalaena glacialis isolate mEubGla1 chromosome 14, mEubGla1.1.hap2.+ XY, whole genome shotgun sequence genome:
- the LOC133105394 gene encoding vacuolar ATPase assembly integral membrane protein VMA21-like: MERFDKAALNALQACDFRNESSLASTLKTLLFVTALMITVPIGLYFTTKSYVFEGAFGMSNRDSYFYAAIVAVVAVHVVLALFVYVAWNEGSRQWREGKQD; the protein is encoded by the coding sequence ATGGAGCGTTTTGATAAAGCGGCGCTGAACGCGCTGCAGGCGTGCGACTTCAGAAATGAAAGTTCATTAGCATCCACTCTGAAGACGCTCCTGTTCGTCACAGCTTTAATGATCACTGTACCTATTGGGTTATATTTCACGACTAAATCTTATGTTTTTGAAGGCGCCTTTGGGATGTCCAATAGGGACAGCTATTTTTATGCTGCTATTGTTGCAGTGGTCGCCGTCCACGTGGTGCTGGCCCTCTTTGTTTATGTGGCCTGGAATGAAGGCTCACGGCAGTGGCGTGAAGGCAAACAGGATTAA